A DNA window from Ostrea edulis chromosome 5, xbOstEdul1.1, whole genome shotgun sequence contains the following coding sequences:
- the LOC130055002 gene encoding phospholipid scramblase 1-like — protein MRVEWMNQSGGNTGMDYLGALDQIIVKQRIELLEVLTGFETRNKYDVLNSVGQQCFFAQEESDFCHRQCCGPNREYVMHITDNSGQEVMRVRHDFVCCVGCCWCATDSSCGYEVQIEAPVGNIIGYAKQQTSKWKPHVRVFDANRQPMYAIRGPCCWGCQTICCTDDIDFPITDLTEENILGRMFKRWAGCGREMFTDADTFGVTFPMDMAVSSKALLFGAIFLVDFVYFEKNQNNNNN, from the exons ATGC GAGTGGAATGGATGAACCAGTCCGGTGGTAACACGGGGATGGATTATCTGGGAGCCCTGGACCAGATCATCGTGAAGCAGAGGATAGAGTTACTGGAAG TATTGACCGGTTTTGAGACGAGAAATAAATACGATGTCTTGAACAGCGTGGGACAGCAGTGCTTTTTTGCTCAAGAAG AGTCAGACTTTTGTCACAGGCAATGTTGTGGACCCAACAGAGAATATGTAATGCATATTACGGATAATTCGGGTCAG GAAGTGATGAGGGTTCGTCATGACTTTGTCTGTTGTGTAGGATGTTGTTGGTGTGCCACCGACTCTTCCTGTGGATATGAAGTCCAAATCGAGGCTCCGGTCGGAAACATAATTGGTTACGCTAAACAACA AACTTCGAAATGGAAACCCCATGTTCGCGTTTTTGACGCTAACCGCCAGCCGATGTACGCCATACGGGGACCTTGTTGCTGGGGGTGTCAGACTATTTGCTGCACAGACGATATTGACTTCCCT ATCACAGACTTAACAGAGGAGAACATTTTAGGCCGGATGTTCAAACGCTGGGCCGGATGTGGACGAGAAATGTTCACCGATGCCGATACTTTTGGAGTCACGT TTCCCATGGATATGGCGGTTTCGAGCAAGGCGCTGCTGTTTGGCGCCATCTTCCTTGTG GACTTTgtgtactttgaaaaaaatcagAACAATAACAACAACTAA
- the LOC130055003 gene encoding uncharacterized protein LOC130055003, with product MEDKFLYPGSRRIPQSYREFYSIYQTDMQQQDPSTQTYSTPPAITFQGDQSNSSSQSQTNETATQPSSSHFFNQRQTIPIFSQLQDVLVEECLQTSIPSTMIQTMTEDYNNNAHSVSYQQNKSYPATQSNYTACSQPQSQKSPTNSHLHVFRKSASSEQEMDSEINIESSLLFQGDNGVDLLKQATYLSGITAEDVAAFLNDTSSPSVSPEAYPPATALAPVHHELDTALFETAFTSTNLSHSSLSDVSPIRGEENMATPEGIHQSNPLKRIREDEKNTGSKRGRMDSI from the coding sequence ATGGAAGACAAGTTTCTTTACCCTGGCAGCAGACGCATCCCACAGAGCTACCGGGAGTTCTATAGTATATATCAGACGGACATGCAGCAACAGGATCCCTCCACTCAAACCTACAGTACACCTCCCGCCATCACTTTCCAAGGAGACCAGTCAAACAGTTCATCCCAGTCACAGACCAACGAAACAGCCACACAGCCCTCATCTTCCCATTTCTTCAACCAAAGGCAGACCATTCCCATTTTCAGCCAACTCCAGGATGTCCTTGTGGAGGAATGTCTTCAAACAAGCATTCCTTCCACTATGATCCAGACTATGACAGAAGACTACAACAACAATGCACACAGTGTCTCTTATCAGCAAAACAAAAGTTATCCAGCAACACAGTCCAACTACACAGCCTGCTCTCAGCCTCAGTCTCAGAAATCCCCTACCAATTCTCACTTACACGTTTTTAGAAAAAGTGCCTCCTCTGAACAGGAAATGGATTCCGAGATTAACATTGAATCCAGTCTATTATTCCAAGGAGACAATGGTGTTGACCTGCTCAAACAGGCCACCTACTTAAGTGGAATCACTGCGGAAGATGTTGCTGCTTTCCTTAACGACACATCGTCTCCTAGTGTTTCTCCTGAAGCCTACCCACCTGCTACTGCTTTAGCCCCAGTGCACCATGAGTTGGATACCGCTCTATTTGAAACGGCCTTTACTTCTACAAACTTGTCCCATTCAAGCCTTAGTGACGTTAGCCCTATTAGAGGAGAGGAAAACATGGCAACACCAGAGGGCATTCATCAAAGTAATCCCCTCAAAAGAATAAGAGAAGACGAGAAGAACACAGGAAGCAAGAGAGGAAGAATGGATTCTATTTGA